TCTAAGGTACGGCGCGTGTCGCTGCCTGTGGTGTGCGCTTTGGAAGTGCAGGGGTTGCGGGTGACAACCGCTGCCGCTGATTGACCGCCGCGGAGGCGGGGCCCAGGGAGGAAAACGTGGCTTTCCCGGCTCGATCGCAGAAACGCCCATCGGATTTTGCGGCCATCCGCATACAATTGGCTTCGCCCGAGACGATCCGTTCATGGTCGTACGGCGAGGTCACCAAGCCGGAGACGATCAATTACCGGTCGTTCAAACCGGAGCGTGATGGTCTGTTCTGCGAGCGCATCTTCGGCCCGGTCAAGGACTGGGAGTGCAACTGCGGCAAGTACAAACGCATCCGCTTCCGCGGGATCGTCTGTGACCGTTGCGGCGTGGAGGTGACGCAGTCGAAGGTGCGACGCGAGCGGATGGGGCACATCGACCTGGCGGTCCCGGTCACACACATCTGGTATGTCAAGTCGACGCCCTCGCGCATCGGTTACCTGCTCGATCTGTCGATCCGCGATCTAGAGCGCGTCATCTACTACGAGAACTACGTCATCGTGGACCCCGGCGACACGGCGCGCCGCGAGGGTGATCTTCTCACCGAGGAGGAACACCAGGAGCTGACGGCCTCCGGAAAGGAATTCCAGGCGGCGATGGGTGCTCCGGCGGTCGAGGCGCTGCTCCGACGCATCGACACCGAGGAACTGTCGCTGTCTTTGCGCGCGCAGGTCAAAGTGGAGACGTCGGCGCAACGCAAGAAAGACACCTTGAAACGACTGCGCGTGATCGAGGCCTTTCGCCAATCGCAGAATCACCCGGAGTGGATGATCCTGAAGACCCTTCCGGTTATTCCTCCCGATCTGCGTCCGTTGGTTCCGCTCGAGGGCGGACGCTTTGCGACCTCGGATTTGAATGACCTCTACCGACGCGTCATCAATCGGAACAACCGTCTGAAGAAGCTGATCGAGATCAAGGCGCCGGACGTCATCTTGCGCAATGAGAAGCGGATGCTGCAGGAAGCGGTCGATGCGTTGTTGGACAATGGCCGTCGGACGCAGTCGGTGCGGGGTGATTCCCGCCGTCCGCTGAAATCGCTCTCCGATCTGCTCAAAGGCAAACAGGGGCGCTTCCGCCAGAACCTGCTGGGCAAGCGCGTCGATTACTCCGGCCGCTCGGTGATCGTGGTCGGCCCGGAACTCAAGCTGCACCAGTGCGGCCTGCCCAAGAACATGGCGCTGGAGCTCTTCAAGCCCTTCATCATCATGAAACTGGAAGAGAAGGGGTACGTCCAGACCGTCAAATCGGCCAAGCGGCTGGTGGAGCGCGAGCGGCCCGAGGTCTGGGACATTCTCGAAGAGATCATCGACGAGCATCCGGTGCTGCTGAACCGGGCCCCGACACTGCACCGCCTGGGCGTGCAGGCGTTCTACCCGGTTCTGGTCGAGGGCAAGGCGATCCGTCTGCATCCGCTCGTGTGCGCCGCGTTCAATGCCGACTTCGACGGCGACCAGATGGCCGTGCACATTCCGTTGTCCTTCGAGGCGCAACTGGAAGCGCGCATGCTGATGTTCTCGACGAACAACATCCTGTCGCCCTCCTCCGGGCGGCCGATCGCCACGCCGTCGCAGGACATCGTGCTCGGGTGCTACTACTTGACCAAGGATCGGCCCGGCGAAAAGGGCGAGGGGATGCGCTTTGCCTCGACCGAAGAGGCGCTGATGGCCTACGAGTTCGGCGAGATCGGCCTCCATGCCGCCATCGAGGTGCGCTTCAACGGCGAGCGCATCAAGACGACGTGCGGGCGGCTCATCTTCAACGACGTACTGCCCAAAGAACTGGGCGTCTTTAATGAGGTGGCCACCAAGTCGAAGCTCGAGTCCCTGGTGCTGCAGGCGTACCGATCGGTCGGTCCGCACCGCACGGCCGAGTTCCTCGATTCGTTGAAGAATCTCGGGTTCTCGTATGCCACCCGTGCCGGCGTGACCATCGCCATCGACGACATGATCATTCCCCCCGAGAAGCGGGAATTGATCGAGGCCACGGAGAAGGAAGTCGCCAAGGTCGTGCGGCAATACGAGCGCGGCGTGATCACGAACGGGGAGCGCTACAACAAGATCATCGATTTGTGGACACACACGACCAACGAGCTGTCCGAGATCCTGTTCGAGTGCCTGAAGGAGGACCGTCACGGCTTCAATCCGGTCTACATGATGGCGGATTCCGGAGCGCGCGGTTCCAAGGAGCAGATCCGGCAGTTGGCGGGATTACGCGGATTGATGGCCAAACCCCAGAAGAAGATCACCGGGCAGATCGGTGAGATCATCGAGTCGCCGATTCTGTCCAATTTCCGCGAAGGGCTCACCGTGATGGAGTACTTCATTTCCACGCACGGAGCCCGCAAGGGGCTGGCGGACACGGCGCTGAAAACGGCGGACGCCGGGTATCTGACGCGGCGGCTGGTGGACGTGGCCCAGGACGTCATCATCAACGAGGTCGACTGCGGTACGATCCTGGGGATCAACATCTCCGCGTTGAAAGAGGGCGAGGAAGTCATCGAATCGCTGGAAGACCGCATCCTCGGCCGCGTGGCGCTGGACAGCGTGCATGATCCGATCACCGGCGCGGTCCTGGTCCAGGCGGGCTCTGAGATTGCCGAGAGCGAAGCCGAAGCGATCGATGAAACCGGTTTGGACTCGGTCCGCATCCGTTCGGTGCTCACCTGTGAGTCGCGTCAGGGTGTCTGCGCCAACTGTTATGGTCGCAACCTGGCGACGGGGGAGATGGTGGATCTGGGTGAGGCGGTGGGGGTCATCGCCGCGCAGTCGATCGGTGAACCGGGGACCCAGTTGACGCTGCGCACGTTCCACATCGGCGGGACCGCGGCTCGCATCGCCGAGCAGTCGCGGGTCGTGGCGAAGTCGCCGGGAGCGGTCGTGCTGAAGGATGTGAAGACGGTCGACGGCCCGGAGGGGCGGCCGATCGTGGTCAACCGGGACGGCGAATTGCAGGTGGTCGACGCCCAAAGGCGGGTGCGTTCCCGCTACAGCGTTCCCTATGCGGCGTCGCTCCTGGTCGGCGATGGCAGCATGGTCGAGCGGGAAAGCGTGCTGTTTGAGTGGGACCCTTACACGTCGACGATTCTGACCGACGTGCCCGGCATCGCGCGTTTCGAGGACATCATCGATGGGTTGACGTTGCGCGAGGAGCTGGACGACACGACCGGATTGCGTCAGCGTGTCGTCGTTGAACCCCGGGAGCGCGGTGATCGCATTCCGCTGCCGAAGATCATCATTCTCAATCCGAAGAACCGGGTGGAGCCGATCGCCTCCTATTCGATTCCCACCGGCGCGCACCTGGCGGTGCACGACGGCGATGTGCTCTCGGCCGGTGCGGCTCTGGTCAAGATCCCGCGCGAAATCTCCAAGACGCGCGACATCACCGGCGGGCTGCCGCGCGTGGCGGAGCTGTTTGAAGCGCGCAAGCCGCGCGATCCGGCGGTCGTCACGGAGATCGACGGCATCGTGGAGTTCGGCAAGATCGTGCGCGGCCAGCAGCAGATTCTGGTGCATGGGGAAAACGAGGAAATCAAAGAGTATCTGATCCCCCACGGCAAGCACATGCATGTGCACCCCGGCGACCGGGTGCATGCTGGCGATCGCCTGTGCGAGGGTTCCATTGATCCCCACGACATCCTGCGGATCAAAGGCGTCAATGAGGTGCAGGAATACTTGGTCAATGAAATCCAGGAGGTCTACCGTCTGCAGGGCGTGAAGATCAACGACAAACACATCGAAGTGATCGTCCGCCAGATGCTGCAGAAGGTGCGGATCGACTCGGCCGGGGACACCGACTTCCTCGAAGGTGAAGTGGTCGACAAGCACGTGTTCCGCGACGAGAACGAGTCGGTGCAGGCCGAAGGGGGCGAGCCCGCCACATTCCAGCCGTTGCTTCTGGGGATCACGAAGGCCTCGCTGTCGACCGAGTCGTTCATTTCGGCGGCCTCGTTCCAAGAGACGACCAAAGTCCTGACGGAGGCGGCGGTGTCGGGGAAGACGGATACGCTGAAGGGGTTGAAGGAGAACGTCATCATCGGACACCTGATTCCCGCGGGGACCGGATTGGAGACCTACCGCGGGGTCGAGATCCCGCCGGAAGAGATGCCGTTTGAAGACAGCGCGGCGACGGAGCCGGAGTTGAGCATCTTTCAGGAGGACATGTAGCGCGGCGTGTGCAGTGGAATTGGGAGATTGACTTTCGGGCTCAAGAGATGCATATTACAAGTTTGTGGCCGCTGAACGGCGGCCTACCGGAAACGTGAGGAGTCGTTGCCGACCATCAACCAGTTGATCCGTAAGGGGCGCCGCCGAATCGTGGTGAAGTCGGGGACGCCGGCGTTGAAGCGGAGTCCGCAGAAGCGCGGGGTCTGCACGCGCGTGTACACGTCGACGCCCAAGAAGCCGAATTCCGCCTTGCGCAAGGTCGCCCGCGTGCGGCTGACCAACCGTATCGACGTGACCGCGTACATTCCCGGCGAGGGACACAACTTGCAGGAGCACTCGATTGTCCTGATCCGTGGGGGGCGTGTCAAGGACCTGCCCGGCGTGCGCTACCACATCGTCCGCGGCACGCTCGACTCCGCCGGGGTGAATGATCGCAAGCGCAGTCGGTCCAAGTACGGCACCAAGCGGCCGAAGAAGTAACGGTGGTGACTTCGGCCGGAAGTCTTTGAGTGAGGAGAGTGTATGCCGCGACGCAAGTCGGTCGCCAAACGCGAAGTGCTCCCGGACCCGAAGTTTCACGAGGTCACGGTGACCCAGTTCGTCAATGGGTTGATGCAACGGGGCAAGAAGTCCCTGGCGGAGCGTGTGCTTTATGACGCTTTTGCGCTCATCGAAAAGGACACGCAGCAGCCGGGATTGGACGTGTTCAAGAAGGCGATGGAGAATGTCCGGCCGATTCTGGAAGTGAAGTCCCGACGGGTCGGAGGCGCCACCTATCAGGTTCCGGTGGAAGTGCGTCCGGCACGACGCACGGCTTTGGCGATACGCTGGTTGATCGGCTACTCCCGGGAACGG
Above is a window of Candidatus Zixiibacteriota bacterium DNA encoding:
- the rpsG gene encoding 30S ribosomal protein S7; the encoded protein is MPRRKSVAKREVLPDPKFHEVTVTQFVNGLMQRGKKSLAERVLYDAFALIEKDTQQPGLDVFKKAMENVRPILEVKSRRVGGATYQVPVEVRPARRTALAIRWLIGYSRERKEHSMAEKLAAELVAASKKEGASIKKREDTHRMAEANKAFAHFRW
- the rpsL gene encoding 30S ribosomal protein S12 translates to MPTINQLIRKGRRRIVVKSGTPALKRSPQKRGVCTRVYTSTPKKPNSALRKVARVRLTNRIDVTAYIPGEGHNLQEHSIVLIRGGRVKDLPGVRYHIVRGTLDSAGVNDRKRSRSKYGTKRPKK
- the rpoC gene encoding DNA-directed RNA polymerase subunit beta': MAFPARSQKRPSDFAAIRIQLASPETIRSWSYGEVTKPETINYRSFKPERDGLFCERIFGPVKDWECNCGKYKRIRFRGIVCDRCGVEVTQSKVRRERMGHIDLAVPVTHIWYVKSTPSRIGYLLDLSIRDLERVIYYENYVIVDPGDTARREGDLLTEEEHQELTASGKEFQAAMGAPAVEALLRRIDTEELSLSLRAQVKVETSAQRKKDTLKRLRVIEAFRQSQNHPEWMILKTLPVIPPDLRPLVPLEGGRFATSDLNDLYRRVINRNNRLKKLIEIKAPDVILRNEKRMLQEAVDALLDNGRRTQSVRGDSRRPLKSLSDLLKGKQGRFRQNLLGKRVDYSGRSVIVVGPELKLHQCGLPKNMALELFKPFIIMKLEEKGYVQTVKSAKRLVERERPEVWDILEEIIDEHPVLLNRAPTLHRLGVQAFYPVLVEGKAIRLHPLVCAAFNADFDGDQMAVHIPLSFEAQLEARMLMFSTNNILSPSSGRPIATPSQDIVLGCYYLTKDRPGEKGEGMRFASTEEALMAYEFGEIGLHAAIEVRFNGERIKTTCGRLIFNDVLPKELGVFNEVATKSKLESLVLQAYRSVGPHRTAEFLDSLKNLGFSYATRAGVTIAIDDMIIPPEKRELIEATEKEVAKVVRQYERGVITNGERYNKIIDLWTHTTNELSEILFECLKEDRHGFNPVYMMADSGARGSKEQIRQLAGLRGLMAKPQKKITGQIGEIIESPILSNFREGLTVMEYFISTHGARKGLADTALKTADAGYLTRRLVDVAQDVIINEVDCGTILGINISALKEGEEVIESLEDRILGRVALDSVHDPITGAVLVQAGSEIAESEAEAIDETGLDSVRIRSVLTCESRQGVCANCYGRNLATGEMVDLGEAVGVIAAQSIGEPGTQLTLRTFHIGGTAARIAEQSRVVAKSPGAVVLKDVKTVDGPEGRPIVVNRDGELQVVDAQRRVRSRYSVPYAASLLVGDGSMVERESVLFEWDPYTSTILTDVPGIARFEDIIDGLTLREELDDTTGLRQRVVVEPRERGDRIPLPKIIILNPKNRVEPIASYSIPTGAHLAVHDGDVLSAGAALVKIPREISKTRDITGGLPRVAELFEARKPRDPAVVTEIDGIVEFGKIVRGQQQILVHGENEEIKEYLIPHGKHMHVHPGDRVHAGDRLCEGSIDPHDILRIKGVNEVQEYLVNEIQEVYRLQGVKINDKHIEVIVRQMLQKVRIDSAGDTDFLEGEVVDKHVFRDENESVQAEGGEPATFQPLLLGITKASLSTESFISAASFQETTKVLTEAAVSGKTDTLKGLKENVIIGHLIPAGTGLETYRGVEIPPEEMPFEDSAATEPELSIFQEDM